The genomic interval CAGTGAAGAGGACATTGGTTGGTGCACATTCAACAGGAAGTACTTCTTCAGTTGTTAGTGCTCTATCTGAGCAGCTGTATCGTCCTCCCGGCTTTGGGATGGACTAGTCCTGTGGCTGTCTGACCTGGGTGATCTCAGGGTTGACCATGCTGTATGGGCGAGGGCGGAATGTGCTAACTCGCTGGGCAGGGGTGGCAAGCTCCTCCACGGGCTCCGGGTTCGTGGGCTGCAGTCCAGGTGCAGCCGCCTTGTCCAACTGCCCAATGCTGCTGCTGTTGGCCTTGGAGAGGAGGGTGGAGCTGAGGCCAGGGCTGAGAAGAGGGGATGCAGGTCAGGAGTTTGCAGCGGCAAAAGGTGGGACAAGAAGGTGTAAGTTAGATACCAAAACACATTCTACCATGGACAGACTGAACAGTGAGTCTGGGAGTGACAGCCTTTCAGCTGCTAATGATTAATGGATATGGACCCACTAACAGCTCTATCAGAAAAGCTCGTCTTTGCTAGATGATGTATTAACTCAAGCAGCCAACTGCTAAGCCATAGATATTtctagggctgggcaatatctCGATAACATACTGTGATTAGGAGCATTGAAATCATCATAAATCTGAATATCATGAGTATCACAATATAGCAGAAACGCTTGTTTTCTTGCATAATTACCAATTATAATGCACCATTTTTACACAAATTCCATCAAGGTATGAGTGTTGTTGCCATAATCTATCATTTCACCTGTCACAAGTTCTATGACTATTAGTAAAAAATTTGGTCATCAGAATCATAAAAAAGCAACCTgtcatattttctgttttctacatatgaaTTGTAGAATGTTGTGATAAATATTGATATGATCTGAAAATCTCTGAATCTTCTGAAAATATTGTGATATAGTTTTTGGGACATATCAGCCAGCCCTAATTGACAGACTCAACAGGCACTTTCACACCACCAGAACTTTTTTCTGGGACTAGAACTTTCTTCTGGAACTGGGGACTTATTGTGTTCACACCTTTTGTAGTTCCTCGGCACCAGTTCCAGAACCCTTTTTTTAGTACCTACTCCAGATTCGGTACTTTTTGCTCGAACACGAACTACTGGGGAGGCACTTAAAGCTTGCTGACTGGTTGGTGCTTACAGCCATAGCTTGCCcactggttgaccacaagcactggcACTAACATGGAAGTTACACGGAAGTGCAGGAAAATAATAGcggagcaaaaattgagcagatggaattatttttgtacctcaatTGCATTTGATGCATTTTTGTTTGCATCTCCACATTTCTGCATCGGAAAATTCAATCTTTAAGGAATATACTTTTGTCTAACATCACTGCTGCTGGCGGTGAAACTTTCCAGTGCTTATTGTTTTTTGCTCTGTAGAAAATGAAAAATTTATCTGCTGGCTAGATTTAATAACAATTATGAACATGTTGCTGGTTgtataagtaaaatataaataaaaggctgtatCCAGTTTTGATTGTGATCAATCCCCCCTCAATAACTgacaaataaacaacaaaaagaCTTATCGTACATTGTTTTGGGGTGGAGGTGAATTTTCAtatgaaattatgtgtgaagtttaacctacacACCTTTTGtgtctcccatgcttatttagcataaagttcccagttcctgttgtgcggTGCAAAAGTGACAGATGAAAGTGGCCAGGAACTACAAAAGATCCCAGTCCAGGGACTTGTGAACCAGGACCAGGTTCCGGAACTTCGGTGTGAAAGCGCTTATGCCTCCATATTCCATACAGTCACAGACCAAGGAAAGATTCCCAATAATTTGTAAGCACTGACTGTTCTCAGAACACTGAGCCTCCTCTTTCCTGTTCCCACTCTGGGTTTTGCTCATTCTTTGCCACAGTGAATTACAAACCTGTTTTCTGGGAGCTCTGCAGAGTTCGGGTAAGGCTGAGTATAAGAGAAAGGAAACCAGCCTTTCCTGTGTGCAAACAGAGAGGGTCTCGTAATTAACTGAACAGTCTGATATAATTAACAGTCAGAAAACTGCCAAGGAGGCCATACTGTAAAAACAGAGGAGCTTACCGTCCAGTCCTCTCATTCTGCCCGTAGTGCCAGCCGTCTCTGGGTTCAGAAATGAGCAGAGTGAGGGTGTCACCAGGGAGAAACTGCAGCAGGCAGGGCCCCTCGCCCCCAAAGCCTTCCCCTCCTCCAGGTGCGTGGGGGAAGAGGGCTTCCACTCGGGTGGGAGGGGAGAGTGGGAGGACTCGGGGGAGAGTCCCTCCTGAGAGTGACAAAGGGGAGGAGCTAGGTTACAGTGTTGATCATAACAGTGCTATCGGGCTGCATGACGAGCGATGAGAAATGAGCCTACCCAAAAATCCCAGCCGCGCTTCACTGACTGGTCTCCGCGGTAGAGGCAGAGTCGAGGTGGTGTAGAGTTCGGAGGCTTTCAGCAGCATGGGATTGTGGGATGGTGGAGAATTACTAATGACTTCATGATGCAGGACAGGTGTAAGAGCCCTAGAAAGAGGAGCACTGTGGGGTAGAGGAGGGCTTTTCGGGGCAATTGGGGAGAGAGACAATACTTgcagggaattctgggaaactGGGGAGCTGTGGCTGAGGGAGACGGTACTGGAGGTGGATGTATTATGGGAGAGGCTCGAAGTGTTGGGGGCGGAATGAACGGACGTGTGCTGGGAGCGGCCGCAGGTGGAGGTGGGCGTGTTGCTGTTGCCGTTAAGCGTGGAGTGCTGAGAGGTCTGACTGGACTGTGCAGAGAGGCTCCGGAAGGTTTGGGAAGCAGCACTGTGAGCAGACGTCTCACTCTGCAAAGACGGGAGGATGCGCTGCGTGCAAACGGCGTTGTCGCCATTTAACAGGGGCGGGACTTCCTGCACGGACAGCCTCTGAAAACCAAACAGGAAGGGCATGGAAAATGAGGATTGTACATCTGGGGTTCCACATGTAGTTGACTCTGCTCCTGCAGACCATGTCTGTTGTACCATGGAGTGTAGAATTAGCAGAAACGGCTGCACCGCTTACCTGCTCCATGGATTGGGGAGCGCTTAGCTTGGCATGTCGGAGGAGCTCAGCAATGCCAGCCGCCCCTGAACCCTGAGGTGCAGTGTGTCGCAACAGATTCAGAGCCCTGTCTGGGAGTCGCGTGGGCTGTGAGCAGGACAGTTGCCACGAGGACAGCTTCTGTGATAAGAGCTCCCTGACCTGGACATACAGGGATGCAGAAGCTGCATCAACAGTACTCCTATGACTATTACTGCTCTTCACATGACAGCAATGTGCTTTCtgtgtgtgaggagtttgcatggtcttctcTAATGAAACATGAttcctcccatggtccaaaGACATGACGTTAACTAGCATCTTTATTAAACTGCCCATAATGTACAATTATGCGtgtcctgtgagggactggTATCCTCTCCAGGGTATAACCCAGCCTGGTGTCCTGCGTtccctgggattggctccagctctCCATAACCCTTACTAGGATAAGCAGACAGAAGCAGATAGATGTCTGGCTGGCTTTCTGGATGGATGCATATGTACCCTTGTTGacattattagtataatcagacaaatataaaaatgttactGGTCTCCTAAATGAGATTCCCTACATCctaatttgtattaaaaaaatcagaaagAATGTATGTTATACAGTAAAAGACAGCAGTAACACCCCCCATCCTGCAGGTGGCAGTGTGGTCCTACCTTGCAGTGGTAATTGATGAGGAGCTTGGTGACAGAACATTGTCGGTCCACTAGGAAACAGTACCTCCTCCTCTCCTCGGTGAGGGCAGAGCGGTAGCCTGCTGCCACCAGGCTGTCCAACTCTCCTTGACGTCGACTCATCAGCTCCACAAACTGAGAGGGAGCAAGACGGTGAGATGAGGGGGTCAGTCAAACTGAAGGGCTAAACTTGCCAGGAGATTCCTGCACTGTGATTGGGGCTTGTGATGTACCCTGAGGAACCTTTACAAATTACAGTGAATGGCACTGCTGTGGTCAGTCTAGTCTGTCAGTTCTCACGATGCATGCATACTCCTGTTCCTACAAACCTGCATCTCCCTGTCCCCATACTTGCTCGGCTGGCGGCTTCCCTGGCTCTTCCTCCGAAGCTTCTTCAGCTGCGACTGGCAGCGCTCAATGGAGTCTGTTTTTGACTTGCGCTCGCTCTGGTACTTCTTCAGGGTGGCCTTGGGTAAGCAAGATAGGCGATTTGGTCGAGGCACCGTGCTGAACTCATAGCTCTTTTGGCAGCGAGACGAATGCGAAGCCAGGAACGAGGTGCTCATACTTACCGTCAAGTACTTCACATCCAGCTCCAGCTTCTGTTCCAGCTGGGAGAGCAACTCAGAATGAAAGAGCTTCAACTGCAGATAGCGAGAGGCGACGATTAAATCCACACGGTGGACATGAAAAACCAATATGGAGGATAAGGAACACAAAGTCAAGCAGGATCTCAATGTGGTCCCAAACGAGCACTCACCACATCTTCCAGCTGGACCTGAATCTGCCTGTGGACCTCTGCCATTTGGAACAGCGTGTCTCCTGGAGTTAAAAATAGCATCTTCACCATTTTCTTATACTATATACCAATAATACGACATCAAATATTAACTTGGCTCATGCTGCAGTGTAGTGGTTTGGCAGTCTGAGCTACACTGCTTGGTATGTCTGACTGTGAGCACTATCTGTCCACTTACAACAGAACTCCTAAGAATCTCCTACAAAGACCACATTGAACTAGGTGTTAATCATAGAAGGACCTTTAATTTCTACCATTAAAGATTGGCTTGGCCTCCATGGACGCCGCCTGACTGATCATTTTGAGTTTGCTGGGGCATCGGCTGGGATTCTCTCGGCTCGGCACGGCGTTCGCGGTTTGGCATCCCGCCCTCCCCCACGGCTCCGCCAACACAATAAGATCATGTGGTGTTGTTAATCTCACAACAATGGCCCCACTCTCTCCTGCCCTCCCCACGTCTCTTTCTCGCCCTGCCTcgctctcactcacacacttaCCCATTCTCCCACAGGCTACCGTGCTCGCTTTCACTCACCCAGCTCTTTGGAGCCCTGGCTGTCACTGGCCAGCTCCCCCAATTTGACCAGTGCGTCGAAATAGCCTTTAGCTGCCACTGTCACTCCTGAAACAGATTGCGGGTGGGTCAGGTTGAAAAGCATCTCTCTGTTTCACACCTGTGGACCTGTGTAGTATCGGTGTGTCAGAAAGGTCCATGGACACTGGAAACAGCCAGACTGGGTGGGGCTTACCTGTCAGAGCCTTCTCATAGTTCTTCCCCATTGTGACAAAATTCTTTAGGCTTGGGTTGAACTGATCCAGAATGTTCTTCAGAAGAATggaaacaaaacacaaatcacTGAGCCACTACATAGAGTGAGAACAGGTCCCATATCAAGTGCCACAGCATGGCACAGGCTTCCATGATCATCTGGAACACATTTATCCTCAAGGAGCCAACCCTACTCAAGCCAGAAACTGCTGAAGCTGCTGTTGAAAGCAGAGAAGGCAGAAAAAGGGGTCTAAGCAGGGGGGGTCCAGCTTCAGACTGAAGCTGTGTGATCACAGAAGGCCCCCCCTGCCAAGTCAGAATAAGGAACATGGCATAACTTGGTTATGGTGCATTAACTCTGTTGTTAAATATAATAAGTGGTTAAACTCATCGCAAACCGCTCCTCACGTGAAACCACCACCCATCAACCCACCACAGTGATGATGCAGAATACCTAACAGTTTTGATTATGAAGAGCATAATGAAAGTATTAAATCAAACTGCAGTTCCTCACCGGTCCCAGAAAGGCTTACTGTCAAGCACTGTGTATGATATAATGATATCATTCACACTGTGAATTACCAATCTTGAGCATTTTTGCTCGTATAGGACATTGATAGCTCAGGACTAACTCAACATGCAGTTTCTGTCAGTTTTTCCCAGCAGGGTAGAGACACACAGCTGTCCACAGAGGTCTAGGCCATGTGTCAACACCCACCTCCACGGTAACGATGGTGTTCATTGTGTATTTTCACCATGAGCACTGCAACCGCTATCTAAGCCAGAGATGGCAAATCTGTTCCATGGATAGCAgctgtgggtgcaggtttttgggatgacctctaaatcagccaataataaagcagtgctTTTCAACGCCAGTCCTGGGGatccactgttattggctgattgagaggtcatcccaaaaacccgcacccacaccaGCCCTCCATGAATCAGGAtccccacccctgatctaagccatgctgttttagtttctgcTAAAGAACTTTCCAGAACTGCACACCTACCACTGCTAATTACATGCCTGCCaatgtttatgtatatatttaatcgctttgatgttttttttcttagtttTTCCTACTACCTAGATTCTAATGAACAATATAACAATTATTCCTGTTAttgttaaaatgttaattaCTTAAATATAAAGCAGTATATGTCTTGGTGGATACTATGTAAATCTTACTAACTAGTCCATTTATATGGTTTTGTCTGATTTTTGCACAATTATTGCTACCTAAACATACATCATGGACAGCCACCGATCAGGATTTCCAGCTAGAAACCTTTAAAGCAACAGCAATATTCACAAAtccaaaacacaaagaaaacacCAGACCGCCTGGCAACACCACAGGTCTCACAGTCTGGAAATCTTTCAACTCAAACAATTCCATTGTAATTCTGGTACATTCTTCTTTTTCCCCAAAGCTCCTTCTTAAACCGAAACTTACACGTGCTATACACAAGCTGTTGCTATACATCAGTAATACTCAGGATGTCAGCAATTTTGGACCAGActccaaaaattaactacagcAACGTTACCTTGTAGACATTTTCGGTCATCTTGTTGACCTCATCAGAGCGAGACATTCTTGTTTTTCCTCGGTGCTCGATTTATTTTGCTCCAAAGACTCTTAGATTGAATGATGGCCAAAAACACCCTAAAATGTAAAGAAGAGTAATAGTTGAAGATAAGTCCAGTAAATTGAGCATCACAAATAAATTTTCATGTGGTCAATAAATTTGTTCCTTTACCAGATATACCCCTGTAGGGAATGACTTTACTCCAAACAGGATGCCCTCTTGAGGCCTAGACTATTCCACTACATATTAAACAGCCTGAGCTTGCATGAGTACAGCTCTGTGCCTGAATTGACTTTTACAAGGCTATTATTTGGCAACAGCCATGTGGAGCCGTTGTTAGGGTGCTAGACTCGAGACAAGAGGGCCGAGGGTTTGAATTATTGGTGAGCCATTACTCTTCGTAATCTGGAGCAAGCGTCCATCCGTGGGCCTGAATCGTCTCTGGAATTTACAGGCCAGTGAATGCAAGTGGTGGGCTACAGATAAGAAGATGGTGGCTCAGCCTTGAGCTGCAGCCACAACACCTTGAAAAAGGCCTTCTGCAGCAGCGCCTTGGCCTTACAGGAACTACTGGGACACAAGTTTAAACCGGGTGAGTATATACTCTTTCAGAAACAGGAACTATTCAGGGGTATCCTGTTTCAGAAGAGAttaagctgaaaaaaaaaatcaataatagGGACTATTCGGTTAACACTGTAGGATCTGAGACTCTAAACAAGCAGTTGTTTTCTTAACATGCATGATTTTTAGAATGCAGACTGCCCTATGTTAAAGACGCTGCTTGAATCCATAAAACTCAGCCGATTTTTGCAGCTATTGGATACTTTTTGTACTGCATATAAACTTCAAATGTTAGAAGAAAATAAGATTTCATGTGTTTCAGAACTCAAAGTTAATGAGTACCAAAAACCCATGCCACACTGCGTTTTGAAAAGCACAGCCCATTAAAAGACATTCAAATATTTCCCATTAACTATTATTTCCCATAGCTTTATATTCTTACTCTAATTAAACCATTAAAATGTACAGCATGGACATCCTGATAAAAAATACTCTGTACATATTACATACGGGTGATCCATCATTCTACATGCTGCAAACCATCATGTTAAAATATTCATTAATGGCAAAGCACCTGTTGATCTAGAAGTAATCGAGTCATCTGTCcgttgtttctttcttttttaacgTTATTTAAAAACATCTGCGGTCGCAGAGTTCATACCTTTTTTGAGATCATCGTTGAAAGATACATGTAAATCCGGCCGGCTTTTGTTCAGCTCCTTTCTCCGTCTATTATTAGTTTTCTCCTTGGTTCATGGGGAGGGGTGCCTTTAACCCAGCGCTCGCACTAAATCTCCGTCTTCCCCCCTTCACTGCCCGCTCCCTTTCACTCGCGCTTTCCTTAAAGGGCACTTCTTTGCGGCATTCCCTATTTGCCCCGGCTGCGGACAGATTATCATCCCTTTCACTCACGCCCCTGGCCAGTCCTTGTGAACCGCCGATAAGTTTGCGCTGTTTTTCCGGAGCCTGATGCGCTTGTCCTTTACGGGTTAGAGGCTCGATCgttcattctctctctccctccagcCTTTCTCTGACAAtgccttccctctctctccacaGCTATCCCTCGCTCCCTCACTCGGGCGGAATAACAATGAGCTAACGGGACCGGCTCTGAATAGCGCTGCACAGAATAATGACCTGAACTTTTTCAGCCAAAGGAGCTCGACCCCGTAGCCGCTTATCATTGGCCCACATCCCGCAGCCCCCCTTATAATTCTGTCCATTGACTCTAAAGGTATGCATTAAGTTTTCGCCGTTGTTATAacctttttatattatatatatatatatatatatatatatatatacacacacacacacacacacacacacatatatatatatatatatatatatatatatatacacatatatatatatatatatatacacatatatatatatatatatatatatatatatacacatatatatatatacacatacatacatacatacatacatacacacacacacacacacatacatacacacacacacacacacacacacagatttgtaaaCCACTCTAGATATTTAGGGGATCTTATTTCCATGTCTAACCTAACCAAGAGAAAGCATGAGTGGTGATGTGTGCAAATTATTTCAAATTCCAATACAAGAGTTATGCTCGCAGCGGGCTAGGGAAAACATTTCCGAGCGCAATCACAAGGGAGAAGTGAAGGATAATAAACAgtgatttttccatttttaacaCCGCTACAGATGGAAAGCGAAAACAACTTGCTGAAGGTTTCTGTATAATTAATCTTCAAAATATTTGCCATCTGTTCCAGACTGTAGCACGTATAGGATAAGCTGACTCATTTGGAGTTCAACATAGCCTACTACTCCTAAGAAatactgtaatttttaaatatatcttGGTCAAAAAATCTATTCATGatgaaaacacaacaaaagcaaaaacgCATCGTACTGCAACGTAGACTTACATTTCCTCTGTTTTGCTGAAGGAAACGATTTAacaaatgaatgtatttattaatttgaaGATTTAAAATCTCACACCACCACCTCAACCAATACAATGTGAGCAAAGACATCACAAGAAAATAAGCAAAAACAAAGAATCCGTTATCAGTACTTATTAATACGGGGTCATTTTGATTTACATGAAAAGTACATCCAAATAGAATGTTGCTGGATTATTGCCGATCGATACGCCGACATCCCCCagctcagcaaaaaaaaaatcgtcgTTAGCACCGCCCCCGCGGTCAGGTCTGGCACTGAATGTCGGTATCGGTGATACCTAAATCGGATAGAATCGAAATTGGGTCGAAAAAGCAATCGTCTGTGGTATGGCTCGCCCTGCTGTAAATCCCACAGGCCTAGCGCCAAGACTGCCGaatctcacgcaagaaatcttacggcaaatctgtattatgccattataaacctaaaattagctacatcgaCAACAATGGGTTAGTTTACAAaccatacagactatttacaaggtaataaagctgatacatacatataaaagcgtgtgcagacttgtctcgattTAAAAATATCACGCCAGCTAGCTGACCAAAGTTAGCAAGCCTGTAGTGTTGGCAAAAATAGGCCAACCGTCAAAATTATTATGcttaagacttttttttttggaaattgattaattaaaatgaat from Paramormyrops kingsleyae isolate MSU_618 chromosome 9, PKINGS_0.4, whole genome shotgun sequence carries:
- the LOC111853344 gene encoding BAR/IMD domain-containing adapter protein 2 isoform X1 → MSRSDEVNKMTENVYKNILDQFNPSLKNFVTMGKNYEKALTGVTVAAKGYFDALVKLGELASDSQGSKELGDTLFQMAEVHRQIQVQLEDVLKLFHSELLSQLEQKLELDVKYLTATLKKYQSERKSKTDSIERCQSQLKKLRRKSQGSRQPSKYGDREMQFVELMSRRQGELDSLVAAGYRSALTEERRRYCFLVDRQCSVTKLLINYHCKVRELLSQKLSSWQLSCSQPTRLPDRALNLLRHTAPQGSGAAGIAELLRHAKLSAPQSMEQRLSVQEVPPLLNGDNAVCTQRILPSLQSETSAHSAASQTFRSLSAQSSQTSQHSTLNGNSNTPTSTCGRSQHTSVHSAPNTSSLSHNTSTSSTVSLSHSSPVSQNSLQVLSLSPIAPKSPPLPHSAPLSRALTPVLHHEVISNSPPSHNPMLLKASELYTTSTLPLPRRPVSEARLGFLGGTLPRVLPLSPPTRVEALFPHAPGGGEGFGGEGPCLLQFLPGDTLTLLISEPRDGWHYGQNERTGRKGWFPFSYTQPYPNSAELPENSPGLSSTLLSKANSSSIGQLDKAAAPGLQPTNPEPVEELATPAQRVSTFRPRPYSMVNPEITQLSAEFGSPLPSPTRTNPFAHIRLRKTVTNDRSAPVIQ
- the LOC111853344 gene encoding BAR/IMD domain-containing adapter protein 2 isoform X2, producing MSRSDEVNKMTENVYKNILDQFNPSLKNFVTMGKNYEKALTGVTVAAKGYFDALVKLGELASDSQGSKELGDTLFQMAEVHRQIQVQLEDVLKLFHSELLSQLEQKLELDVKYLTATLKKYQSERKSKTDSIERCQSQLKKLRRKSQGSRQPSKYGDREMQFVELMSRRQGELDSLVAAGYRSALTEERRRYCFLVDRQCSVTKLLINYHCKVRELLSQKLSSWQLSCSQPTRLPDRALNLLRHTAPQGSGAAGIAELLRHAKLSAPQSMEQRLSVQEVPPLLNGDNAVCTQRILPSLQSETSAHSAASQTFRSLSAQSSQTSQHSTLNGNSNTPTSTCGRSQHTSVHSAPNTSSLSHNTSTSSTVSLSHSSPVSQNSLQVLSLSPIAPKSPPLPHSAPLSRALTPVLHHEVISNSPPSHNPMLLKASELYTTSTLPLPRRPVSEARLGFLGGTLPRVLPLSPPTRVEALFPHAPGGGEGFGGEGPCLLQFLPGDTLTLLISEPRDGWHYGQNERTGRKGWFPFSYTQPYPNSAELPENSPGLSSTLLSKANSSSIGQLDKAAAPGLQPTNPEPVEELATPAQRLSAEFGSPLPSPTRTNPFAHIRLRKTVTNDRSAPVIQ